A section of the Meles meles chromosome 8, mMelMel3.1 paternal haplotype, whole genome shotgun sequence genome encodes:
- the LOC123949974 gene encoding olfactory receptor 4P4-like, with protein sequence MKNQRKISEFILLGLSYDQNTEIFCFVLFLFCYVALLAGNLLILVSIRCSSLFHQPMYYFLIHLSSMDICYTSTVTPKLIADLLVERKTISYSNCMLQIFTMHFFGGVEIFILTAMAFDRYAAICKPLHYVIIMNRKRCHLLVLAAWAGGAIHALPLFSTAIGLPFCGPNEIDHYFCDIFPLLKLACFDTYITGVLVVAFSGMVALVTFIVLFVSYGIILFTLRNLSAEGRRKALSTCWSHVTVVILFFGPAIFIYFRPPTTFPEDKIFALFYTNFAPMFDPLIYTLRNSEMKKTVRKIWCSSFFSKDSHS encoded by the coding sequence atgaaaaaccagaGAAAGATCTCAGAATTCATACTTCTAGGGCTTTCATATGACCAGAACACagaaatattttgctttgttctcttcttattctgttatGTTGCCCTGTTGGCAGGAAACCTTCTGATCCTTGTCTCCATTCGATGCAGTTCCCTTTTTCACCAACCCATGTACTACTTCCTCATCCACTTATCTTCTATGGACATCTGCTATACCTCTACCGTCACACCCAAGTTAATTGCTGACCTGTTAGTGGAAAGAAAAACCATCTCCTACAGTAATTGCATGTTACAGATCTTTACCATGCACTTTTTCGGAGGCGTTGAGATCTTCATTCTTACTGCCATGGCCTTCGATCGCTATGCTGCCATCTGCAAACCTCTCCACTATGTGATTATCATGAACAGGAAAAGATGCCACCTCCTAGTCTTAGCTGCTTGGGCTGGTGGGGCCATCCATGCCTTACCTCTGTTTTCTACTGCAATTGGTTTGCCCTTCTGTGGTCCTAATGAAATCGATCACTACTTCTgtgatatttttcctttgctAAAGCTGGCCTGTTTTGATACCTACATCACTGGTGTCCTTGTGGTTGCCTTTTCAGGTATGGTTGCCTTAGTAACCTTTATtgtcttatttgtttcttatgggaTAATATTGTTCACTTTAAGAAATCTCTCAGCTGAGGGAAGACgcaaagccctctccacctgtTGGTCTCATGTCACTGTGGTCATCTTATTTTTTGGGCCTGCAATCTTTATCTACTTTAGACCACCTACTACTTTTCCTGAGGACAAAATATTTGCTCTATTTTATACCAATTTTGCTCCTATGTTTGATCCCTTAATCTATACTCTGAgaaattcagagatgaaaaaaacAGTGAGAAAGATTTGGTGCTCATCATTCTTTTCAAAGGACTCACACTCTTAA